A stretch of the Salvelinus fontinalis isolate EN_2023a chromosome 22, ASM2944872v1, whole genome shotgun sequence genome encodes the following:
- the ago2 gene encoding protein argonaute-2 isoform X3, which yields MYSSGAAGAAEMLEPPHSSGSIGPDPSDPDPPSPPVPEYVFKPPSRPDFGTMGRTIKLQANFFEMEIPKLEVYHYDIDIKPEKCPRRVNREIVEHMVQHFKTQIFGDRKPVYDGRKNLYTAMPLPIGREKVELEVTIPGEGKDRNFKVAIKWVSCVSLQALQEALSGRLPNIPFETIQALDVVMRHLPSMRYTPVGRSFFTPSEGCSNPLGGGREVWFGFHQSVRPSLWKMMLNIDVSATAFYKAQPVIEFMCEVLDFKSIEEQQKPLTDSQRVKFTKEIKGNHSLPGLKVEITHCGQMKRKYRVCNVTRRPASHQTFPLQQENGQTIECTVAQYFKDKYKLILRYPHLPCLQVGQEQKHTYLPLEVCNIVAGQRCIKKLTDNQTSTMIRATARSAPDRQEEISKLMRSANFNNDPYVREFGVMVRDEMTEVNGRVLQAPSILYGGRQNKAIATPIQGVWDMRNKQFHTGIEIKVWAIACFAPQRQCTELLLKAFTDQLRKISRDAGMPIQGQPCFCKYAQGADSVEPMFKHLKYTYQGLQLVVVILPGKTPVYAEVKRVGDTVLGMATQCVQVKNVQKTTPQTLSNLCLKINVKLGGVNNILLPQGRPLVFQQPVIFLGADVTHPPAGDGKKPSIAAVVGSMDAHPSRYCATVRVQQHRQDIIQDLATMVRELLIQFYKSTRFKPTRIIYYRDGISEGQFNQVLQHELLAIREACIKLEKDYQPGITFVVVQKRHHTRLFCMDRNERVGKSGNIPAGTTVDTKITHPSEFDFYLCSHAGIQGTSRPSHYHVLWDDNHFTSDELQVLTYQLCHTYVRCTRSVSIPAPAYYAHLVAFRARYHLVDKEHDSAEGSHTSGQSNGRDQQALAKAVQIHQDTLRTMYFA from the exons ATGTATTCCAGTGGAGCTGCTGGAG CTGCTGAGATGCTTGAACCACCTCACTCCTCGGGGTCAATTGG CCCTGACCCCTCTGATCCAGATCCCCCGTCTCCCCCAGTGCCAGAGTATGTGTTCAAACCCCCCTCGCGGCCAGACTTTGGCACCATGGGCAGGACAATCAAACTGCAGGCCAACTTCTTTGAGATGGAGATCCCCAAACTGGAGGTCTACCACTACGACATTGACATCAAGCCAGAGAAATGCCCCAGAAGGGTCAACCG TGAAATTGTGGAGCACATGGTACAGCACTTTAAAACGCAGATCTTTGGGGATCGAAAGCCAGTGTATGACGGGAGGAAGAATCTCTACACAGCCATGCCCTTACCTATAGGCAGGGAAAAA GTGGAGCTGGAGGTGACCATCCCAGGCGAGGGGAAAGACCGGAACTTCAAAGTGGCTATAAAGTGGGTGTCCTGCGTCAGTCTGCAAGCTCTTCAAGAAGCCCTGTCTGGACGACTGCCAAACATCCCCTTTGAGACCATCCAGGCCCTGGACGTGGTCATGAGACATTTGCCCTCTATGAG GTACACCCCCGTCGGACGTTCTTTCTTCACCCCTTCAGAGGGATGCTCCAACCCCCTGGGCGGGGGCAGGGAGGTCTGGTTTGGGTTCCACCAATCGGTTAGGCCTTCCCTGTGGAAGATGATGCTAAACATTGACG TGTCGGCCACCGCCTTCTACAAGGCCCAGCCTGTGATTGAGTTCATGTGTGAGGTTTTGGATTTCAAAAGTATCGAAGAACAACAGAAACCCTTAACCGACTCCCAGAGAGTAAAGTTTACCAAGGAAATCAAAGGTAATCATTCATTACCAG GTCTGAAGGTTGAGATCACTCACTGTGGTCAGATGAAAAGGAAGTACAGAGTATGTAATGTGACCAGAAGACCAGCCAGTCACCAGAC GTTTCCACTGCAGCAGGAGAATGGCCAGACCATAGAATGCACAGTAGCGCAGTACTTCAAAGACAAGTACAAACTCATACTGCGCTACCCCCACCTCCCCTGTCTACAGGTTGGACAGGAGCAGAAACACACCTACCTCCCCCTCGAG GTCTGTAACATAGTGGCTGGCCAGCGGTGCATCAAGAAGCTGACCGACAATCAAACGTCCACTATGATCCGTGCCACAGCCCGATCGGCACCAGACCGTCAGGAAGAGATAAGCAAACTG ATGAGAAGTGCCAACTTTAACAATGATCCTTACGTGCGTGAGTTTGGGGTGATGGTGAGGGATGAGATGACCGAGGTGAACGGCAGAGTCCTCcaggccccatccatcctctacGGAGGGCGG CAGAATAAAGCAATAGCAACTCCCATCCAGGGAGTGTGGGACATGAGGAACAAGCAGTTCCACACTGGCATAGAGATCAAGGTGTGGGCCATCGCCTGCTTCGCCCCACAGAGACAGTGTACTGAACTCCTGCTCAA GGCGTTCACAGACCAGCTGCGTAAGATCTCTCGCGACGCGGGGATGCCCATCCAGGGCCAACCCTGTTTCTGTAAGTACGCTCAGGGGGCGGACAGCGTGGAGCCCATGTTCAAACACCTGAAGTACACCTACCAGGGCCTGCAGCTGGTGGTGGTCATCCTGCCTGGGAAGACGCCCGTCTATG CTGAGGTGAAGCGTGTTGGTGACACGGTGCTGGGCATGGCCACCCAGTGTGTCCAGGTAAAGAATGTTCAGAAAACCACTCCCCAGACCCTCTCTAACCTCTGCCTGAAGATCAACGTCAAGCTGGGCGGGGTCAACAACATCCTCCTCCCACAGGGCAG GCCCCTGGTGTTCCAGCAGCCAGTCATCTTCCTGGGTGCTGATGTCACTCACCCTCCTGCTGGAGATGGGAAGAAACCCTCCATCGCTGCA GTGGTGGGGAGCATGGACGCCCACCCCAGCCGCTACTGTGCCACGGTGCGGGTGCAGCAGCATCGCCAGGACATCATCCAGGACCTAGCCACAATGGTCAGAGAGCTGCTCATCCAGTTCTACAAGTCCACCCGCTTCAAGCCCACCCGGATCATCTACTACCGCGACGGCATATCTGAGGGCCAGTTCAACCAG GTGCTCCAACATGAGTTACTGGCGATCCGTGAGGCCTGCATCAAACTGGAGAAAGACTACCAGCCCGGTATCACCTTCGTGGTGGTGCAGAAGAGACACCACACTCGACTGTTCTGCATGGACAGAAACGAGAGG GTTGGTAAGAGTGGCAACATCCCTGCAGGCACCACAGTGGACACCAAAATCACTCACCCATCGGAGTTTGACTTCTACCTGTGTAGCCACGCTGGCATTCAG GGGACCAGCCGACCATCCCATTACCACGTGCTGTGGGACGACAACCATTTCACCTCGGACGAGCTGCAGGTGCTAACCTACCAGCTGTGCCACACCTATGTGCGCTGCACCCGCTCTGTGTCCATCCCAGCACCAGCCTACTACGCCCACCTGGTGGCATTCCGTGCCCGTTACCACCTGGTGGATAAGGAGCATGACAG TGCGGAGGGCAGTCACACGTCGGGACAGAGCAATGGGCGTGACCAGCAGGCTTTGGCCAAGGCAGTTCAGATCCACCAGGACACACTGCGCACTATGTACTTCGCCTGA
- the ago2 gene encoding protein argonaute-2 isoform X1 — protein sequence MYSSGAAGAAEMLEPPHSSGSIGPDPSDPDPPSPPVPEYVFKPPSRPDFGTMGRTIKLQANFFEMEIPKLEVYHYDIDIKPEKCPRRVNREIVEHMVQHFKTQIFGDRKPVYDGRKNLYTAMPLPIGREKVELEVTIPGEGKDRNFKVAIKWVSCVSLQALQEALSGRLPNIPFETIQALDVVMRHLPSMRYTPVGRSFFTPSEGCSNPLGGGREVWFGFHQSVRPSLWKMMLNIDVSATAFYKAQPVIEFMCEVLDFKSIEEQQKPLTDSQRVKFTKEIKGNHSLPGLKVEITHCGQMKRKYRVCNVTRRPASHQTFPLQQENGQTIECTVAQYFKDKYKLILRYPHLPCLQVGQEQKHTYLPLEVCNIVAGQRCIKKLTDNQTSTMIRATARSAPDRQEEISKLMRSANFNNDPYVREFGVMVRDEMTEVNGRVLQAPSILYGGRQNKAIATPIQGVWDMRNKQFHTGIEIKVWAIACFAPQRQCTELLLKAFTDQLRKISRDAGMPIQGQPCFCKYAQGADSVEPMFKHLKYTYQGLQLVVVILPGKTPVYAEVKRVGDTVLGMATQCVQVKNVQKTTPQTLSNLCLKINVKLGGVNNILLPQGRPLVFQQPVIFLGADVTHPPAGDGKKPSIAAVVGSMDAHPSRYCATVRVQQHRQDIIQDLATMVRELLIQFYKSTRFKPTRIIYYRDGISEGQFNQVRLEVLQHELLAIREACIKLEKDYQPGITFVVVQKRHHTRLFCMDRNERVGKSGNIPAGTTVDTKITHPSEFDFYLCSHAGIQGTSRPSHYHVLWDDNHFTSDELQVLTYQLCHTYVRCTRSVSIPAPAYYAHLVAFRARYHLVDKEHDSAEGSHTSGQSNGRDQQALAKAVQIHQDTLRTMYFA from the exons ATGTATTCCAGTGGAGCTGCTGGAG CTGCTGAGATGCTTGAACCACCTCACTCCTCGGGGTCAATTGG CCCTGACCCCTCTGATCCAGATCCCCCGTCTCCCCCAGTGCCAGAGTATGTGTTCAAACCCCCCTCGCGGCCAGACTTTGGCACCATGGGCAGGACAATCAAACTGCAGGCCAACTTCTTTGAGATGGAGATCCCCAAACTGGAGGTCTACCACTACGACATTGACATCAAGCCAGAGAAATGCCCCAGAAGGGTCAACCG TGAAATTGTGGAGCACATGGTACAGCACTTTAAAACGCAGATCTTTGGGGATCGAAAGCCAGTGTATGACGGGAGGAAGAATCTCTACACAGCCATGCCCTTACCTATAGGCAGGGAAAAA GTGGAGCTGGAGGTGACCATCCCAGGCGAGGGGAAAGACCGGAACTTCAAAGTGGCTATAAAGTGGGTGTCCTGCGTCAGTCTGCAAGCTCTTCAAGAAGCCCTGTCTGGACGACTGCCAAACATCCCCTTTGAGACCATCCAGGCCCTGGACGTGGTCATGAGACATTTGCCCTCTATGAG GTACACCCCCGTCGGACGTTCTTTCTTCACCCCTTCAGAGGGATGCTCCAACCCCCTGGGCGGGGGCAGGGAGGTCTGGTTTGGGTTCCACCAATCGGTTAGGCCTTCCCTGTGGAAGATGATGCTAAACATTGACG TGTCGGCCACCGCCTTCTACAAGGCCCAGCCTGTGATTGAGTTCATGTGTGAGGTTTTGGATTTCAAAAGTATCGAAGAACAACAGAAACCCTTAACCGACTCCCAGAGAGTAAAGTTTACCAAGGAAATCAAAGGTAATCATTCATTACCAG GTCTGAAGGTTGAGATCACTCACTGTGGTCAGATGAAAAGGAAGTACAGAGTATGTAATGTGACCAGAAGACCAGCCAGTCACCAGAC GTTTCCACTGCAGCAGGAGAATGGCCAGACCATAGAATGCACAGTAGCGCAGTACTTCAAAGACAAGTACAAACTCATACTGCGCTACCCCCACCTCCCCTGTCTACAGGTTGGACAGGAGCAGAAACACACCTACCTCCCCCTCGAG GTCTGTAACATAGTGGCTGGCCAGCGGTGCATCAAGAAGCTGACCGACAATCAAACGTCCACTATGATCCGTGCCACAGCCCGATCGGCACCAGACCGTCAGGAAGAGATAAGCAAACTG ATGAGAAGTGCCAACTTTAACAATGATCCTTACGTGCGTGAGTTTGGGGTGATGGTGAGGGATGAGATGACCGAGGTGAACGGCAGAGTCCTCcaggccccatccatcctctacGGAGGGCGG CAGAATAAAGCAATAGCAACTCCCATCCAGGGAGTGTGGGACATGAGGAACAAGCAGTTCCACACTGGCATAGAGATCAAGGTGTGGGCCATCGCCTGCTTCGCCCCACAGAGACAGTGTACTGAACTCCTGCTCAA GGCGTTCACAGACCAGCTGCGTAAGATCTCTCGCGACGCGGGGATGCCCATCCAGGGCCAACCCTGTTTCTGTAAGTACGCTCAGGGGGCGGACAGCGTGGAGCCCATGTTCAAACACCTGAAGTACACCTACCAGGGCCTGCAGCTGGTGGTGGTCATCCTGCCTGGGAAGACGCCCGTCTATG CTGAGGTGAAGCGTGTTGGTGACACGGTGCTGGGCATGGCCACCCAGTGTGTCCAGGTAAAGAATGTTCAGAAAACCACTCCCCAGACCCTCTCTAACCTCTGCCTGAAGATCAACGTCAAGCTGGGCGGGGTCAACAACATCCTCCTCCCACAGGGCAG GCCCCTGGTGTTCCAGCAGCCAGTCATCTTCCTGGGTGCTGATGTCACTCACCCTCCTGCTGGAGATGGGAAGAAACCCTCCATCGCTGCA GTGGTGGGGAGCATGGACGCCCACCCCAGCCGCTACTGTGCCACGGTGCGGGTGCAGCAGCATCGCCAGGACATCATCCAGGACCTAGCCACAATGGTCAGAGAGCTGCTCATCCAGTTCTACAAGTCCACCCGCTTCAAGCCCACCCGGATCATCTACTACCGCGACGGCATATCTGAGGGCCAGTTCAACCAGGTTAGACTTGAG GTGCTCCAACATGAGTTACTGGCGATCCGTGAGGCCTGCATCAAACTGGAGAAAGACTACCAGCCCGGTATCACCTTCGTGGTGGTGCAGAAGAGACACCACACTCGACTGTTCTGCATGGACAGAAACGAGAGG GTTGGTAAGAGTGGCAACATCCCTGCAGGCACCACAGTGGACACCAAAATCACTCACCCATCGGAGTTTGACTTCTACCTGTGTAGCCACGCTGGCATTCAG GGGACCAGCCGACCATCCCATTACCACGTGCTGTGGGACGACAACCATTTCACCTCGGACGAGCTGCAGGTGCTAACCTACCAGCTGTGCCACACCTATGTGCGCTGCACCCGCTCTGTGTCCATCCCAGCACCAGCCTACTACGCCCACCTGGTGGCATTCCGTGCCCGTTACCACCTGGTGGATAAGGAGCATGACAG TGCGGAGGGCAGTCACACGTCGGGACAGAGCAATGGGCGTGACCAGCAGGCTTTGGCCAAGGCAGTTCAGATCCACCAGGACACACTGCGCACTATGTACTTCGCCTGA
- the ago2 gene encoding protein argonaute-2 isoform X2 yields the protein MYSSGAAGAAEMLEPPHSSGSIGPDPSDPDPPSPPVPEYVFKPPSRPDFGTMGRTIKLQANFFEMEIPKLEVYHYDIDIKPEKCPRRVNREIVEHMVQHFKTQIFGDRKPVYDGRKNLYTAMPLPIGREKVELEVTIPGEGKDRNFKVAIKWVSCVSLQALQEALSGRLPNIPFETIQALDVVMRHLPSMRYTPVGRSFFTPSEGCSNPLGGGREVWFGFHQSVRPSLWKMMLNIDVSATAFYKAQPVIEFMCEVLDFKSIEEQQKPLTDSQRVKFTKEIKGNHSLPGLKVEITHCGQMKRKYRVCNVTRRPASHQTFPLQQENGQTIECTVAQYFKDKYKLILRYPHLPCLQVGQEQKHTYLPLEVCNIVAGQRCIKKLTDNQTSTMIRATARSAPDRQEEISKLMRSANFNNDPYVREFGVMVRDEMTEVNGRVLQAPSILYGGRNKAIATPIQGVWDMRNKQFHTGIEIKVWAIACFAPQRQCTELLLKAFTDQLRKISRDAGMPIQGQPCFCKYAQGADSVEPMFKHLKYTYQGLQLVVVILPGKTPVYAEVKRVGDTVLGMATQCVQVKNVQKTTPQTLSNLCLKINVKLGGVNNILLPQGRPLVFQQPVIFLGADVTHPPAGDGKKPSIAAVVGSMDAHPSRYCATVRVQQHRQDIIQDLATMVRELLIQFYKSTRFKPTRIIYYRDGISEGQFNQVRLEVLQHELLAIREACIKLEKDYQPGITFVVVQKRHHTRLFCMDRNERVGKSGNIPAGTTVDTKITHPSEFDFYLCSHAGIQGTSRPSHYHVLWDDNHFTSDELQVLTYQLCHTYVRCTRSVSIPAPAYYAHLVAFRARYHLVDKEHDSAEGSHTSGQSNGRDQQALAKAVQIHQDTLRTMYFA from the exons ATGTATTCCAGTGGAGCTGCTGGAG CTGCTGAGATGCTTGAACCACCTCACTCCTCGGGGTCAATTGG CCCTGACCCCTCTGATCCAGATCCCCCGTCTCCCCCAGTGCCAGAGTATGTGTTCAAACCCCCCTCGCGGCCAGACTTTGGCACCATGGGCAGGACAATCAAACTGCAGGCCAACTTCTTTGAGATGGAGATCCCCAAACTGGAGGTCTACCACTACGACATTGACATCAAGCCAGAGAAATGCCCCAGAAGGGTCAACCG TGAAATTGTGGAGCACATGGTACAGCACTTTAAAACGCAGATCTTTGGGGATCGAAAGCCAGTGTATGACGGGAGGAAGAATCTCTACACAGCCATGCCCTTACCTATAGGCAGGGAAAAA GTGGAGCTGGAGGTGACCATCCCAGGCGAGGGGAAAGACCGGAACTTCAAAGTGGCTATAAAGTGGGTGTCCTGCGTCAGTCTGCAAGCTCTTCAAGAAGCCCTGTCTGGACGACTGCCAAACATCCCCTTTGAGACCATCCAGGCCCTGGACGTGGTCATGAGACATTTGCCCTCTATGAG GTACACCCCCGTCGGACGTTCTTTCTTCACCCCTTCAGAGGGATGCTCCAACCCCCTGGGCGGGGGCAGGGAGGTCTGGTTTGGGTTCCACCAATCGGTTAGGCCTTCCCTGTGGAAGATGATGCTAAACATTGACG TGTCGGCCACCGCCTTCTACAAGGCCCAGCCTGTGATTGAGTTCATGTGTGAGGTTTTGGATTTCAAAAGTATCGAAGAACAACAGAAACCCTTAACCGACTCCCAGAGAGTAAAGTTTACCAAGGAAATCAAAGGTAATCATTCATTACCAG GTCTGAAGGTTGAGATCACTCACTGTGGTCAGATGAAAAGGAAGTACAGAGTATGTAATGTGACCAGAAGACCAGCCAGTCACCAGAC GTTTCCACTGCAGCAGGAGAATGGCCAGACCATAGAATGCACAGTAGCGCAGTACTTCAAAGACAAGTACAAACTCATACTGCGCTACCCCCACCTCCCCTGTCTACAGGTTGGACAGGAGCAGAAACACACCTACCTCCCCCTCGAG GTCTGTAACATAGTGGCTGGCCAGCGGTGCATCAAGAAGCTGACCGACAATCAAACGTCCACTATGATCCGTGCCACAGCCCGATCGGCACCAGACCGTCAGGAAGAGATAAGCAAACTG ATGAGAAGTGCCAACTTTAACAATGATCCTTACGTGCGTGAGTTTGGGGTGATGGTGAGGGATGAGATGACCGAGGTGAACGGCAGAGTCCTCcaggccccatccatcctctacGGAGGGCGG AATAAAGCAATAGCAACTCCCATCCAGGGAGTGTGGGACATGAGGAACAAGCAGTTCCACACTGGCATAGAGATCAAGGTGTGGGCCATCGCCTGCTTCGCCCCACAGAGACAGTGTACTGAACTCCTGCTCAA GGCGTTCACAGACCAGCTGCGTAAGATCTCTCGCGACGCGGGGATGCCCATCCAGGGCCAACCCTGTTTCTGTAAGTACGCTCAGGGGGCGGACAGCGTGGAGCCCATGTTCAAACACCTGAAGTACACCTACCAGGGCCTGCAGCTGGTGGTGGTCATCCTGCCTGGGAAGACGCCCGTCTATG CTGAGGTGAAGCGTGTTGGTGACACGGTGCTGGGCATGGCCACCCAGTGTGTCCAGGTAAAGAATGTTCAGAAAACCACTCCCCAGACCCTCTCTAACCTCTGCCTGAAGATCAACGTCAAGCTGGGCGGGGTCAACAACATCCTCCTCCCACAGGGCAG GCCCCTGGTGTTCCAGCAGCCAGTCATCTTCCTGGGTGCTGATGTCACTCACCCTCCTGCTGGAGATGGGAAGAAACCCTCCATCGCTGCA GTGGTGGGGAGCATGGACGCCCACCCCAGCCGCTACTGTGCCACGGTGCGGGTGCAGCAGCATCGCCAGGACATCATCCAGGACCTAGCCACAATGGTCAGAGAGCTGCTCATCCAGTTCTACAAGTCCACCCGCTTCAAGCCCACCCGGATCATCTACTACCGCGACGGCATATCTGAGGGCCAGTTCAACCAGGTTAGACTTGAG GTGCTCCAACATGAGTTACTGGCGATCCGTGAGGCCTGCATCAAACTGGAGAAAGACTACCAGCCCGGTATCACCTTCGTGGTGGTGCAGAAGAGACACCACACTCGACTGTTCTGCATGGACAGAAACGAGAGG GTTGGTAAGAGTGGCAACATCCCTGCAGGCACCACAGTGGACACCAAAATCACTCACCCATCGGAGTTTGACTTCTACCTGTGTAGCCACGCTGGCATTCAG GGGACCAGCCGACCATCCCATTACCACGTGCTGTGGGACGACAACCATTTCACCTCGGACGAGCTGCAGGTGCTAACCTACCAGCTGTGCCACACCTATGTGCGCTGCACCCGCTCTGTGTCCATCCCAGCACCAGCCTACTACGCCCACCTGGTGGCATTCCGTGCCCGTTACCACCTGGTGGATAAGGAGCATGACAG TGCGGAGGGCAGTCACACGTCGGGACAGAGCAATGGGCGTGACCAGCAGGCTTTGGCCAAGGCAGTTCAGATCCACCAGGACACACTGCGCACTATGTACTTCGCCTGA
- the ago2 gene encoding protein argonaute-2 isoform X8, with the protein MLEPPHSSGSIGSDPPSPPVPEYVFKPPSRPDFGTMGRTIKLQANFFEMEIPKLEVYHYDIDIKPEKCPRRVNREIVEHMVQHFKTQIFGDRKPVYDGRKNLYTAMPLPIGREKVELEVTIPGEGKDRNFKVAIKWVSCVSLQALQEALSGRLPNIPFETIQALDVVMRHLPSMRYTPVGRSFFTPSEGCSNPLGGGREVWFGFHQSVRPSLWKMMLNIDVSATAFYKAQPVIEFMCEVLDFKSIEEQQKPLTDSQRVKFTKEIKGLKVEITHCGQMKRKYRVCNVTRRPASHQTFPLQQENGQTIECTVAQYFKDKYKLILRYPHLPCLQVGQEQKHTYLPLEVCNIVAGQRCIKKLTDNQTSTMIRATARSAPDRQEEISKLMRSANFNNDPYVREFGVMVRDEMTEVNGRVLQAPSILYGGRNKAIATPIQGVWDMRNKQFHTGIEIKVWAIACFAPQRQCTELLLKAFTDQLRKISRDAGMPIQGQPCFCKYAQGADSVEPMFKHLKYTYQGLQLVVVILPGKTPVYAEVKRVGDTVLGMATQCVQVKNVQKTTPQTLSNLCLKINVKLGGVNNILLPQGRPLVFQQPVIFLGADVTHPPAGDGKKPSIAAVVGSMDAHPSRYCATVRVQQHRQDIIQDLATMVRELLIQFYKSTRFKPTRIIYYRDGISEGQFNQVLQHELLAIREACIKLEKDYQPGITFVVVQKRHHTRLFCMDRNERVGKSGNIPAGTTVDTKITHPSEFDFYLCSHAGIQGTSRPSHYHVLWDDNHFTSDELQVLTYQLCHTYVRCTRSVSIPAPAYYAHLVAFRARYHLVDKEHDSAEGSHTSGQSNGRDQQALAKAVQIHQDTLRTMYFA; encoded by the exons ATGCTTGAACCACCTCACTCCTCGGGGTCAATTGGCTCTG ATCCCCCGTCTCCCCCAGTGCCAGAGTATGTGTTCAAACCCCCCTCGCGGCCAGACTTTGGCACCATGGGCAGGACAATCAAACTGCAGGCCAACTTCTTTGAGATGGAGATCCCCAAACTGGAGGTCTACCACTACGACATTGACATCAAGCCAGAGAAATGCCCCAGAAGGGTCAACCG TGAAATTGTGGAGCACATGGTACAGCACTTTAAAACGCAGATCTTTGGGGATCGAAAGCCAGTGTATGACGGGAGGAAGAATCTCTACACAGCCATGCCCTTACCTATAGGCAGGGAAAAA GTGGAGCTGGAGGTGACCATCCCAGGCGAGGGGAAAGACCGGAACTTCAAAGTGGCTATAAAGTGGGTGTCCTGCGTCAGTCTGCAAGCTCTTCAAGAAGCCCTGTCTGGACGACTGCCAAACATCCCCTTTGAGACCATCCAGGCCCTGGACGTGGTCATGAGACATTTGCCCTCTATGAG GTACACCCCCGTCGGACGTTCTTTCTTCACCCCTTCAGAGGGATGCTCCAACCCCCTGGGCGGGGGCAGGGAGGTCTGGTTTGGGTTCCACCAATCGGTTAGGCCTTCCCTGTGGAAGATGATGCTAAACATTGACG TGTCGGCCACCGCCTTCTACAAGGCCCAGCCTGTGATTGAGTTCATGTGTGAGGTTTTGGATTTCAAAAGTATCGAAGAACAACAGAAACCCTTAACCGACTCCCAGAGAGTAAAGTTTACCAAGGAAATCAAAG GTCTGAAGGTTGAGATCACTCACTGTGGTCAGATGAAAAGGAAGTACAGAGTATGTAATGTGACCAGAAGACCAGCCAGTCACCAGAC GTTTCCACTGCAGCAGGAGAATGGCCAGACCATAGAATGCACAGTAGCGCAGTACTTCAAAGACAAGTACAAACTCATACTGCGCTACCCCCACCTCCCCTGTCTACAGGTTGGACAGGAGCAGAAACACACCTACCTCCCCCTCGAG GTCTGTAACATAGTGGCTGGCCAGCGGTGCATCAAGAAGCTGACCGACAATCAAACGTCCACTATGATCCGTGCCACAGCCCGATCGGCACCAGACCGTCAGGAAGAGATAAGCAAACTG ATGAGAAGTGCCAACTTTAACAATGATCCTTACGTGCGTGAGTTTGGGGTGATGGTGAGGGATGAGATGACCGAGGTGAACGGCAGAGTCCTCcaggccccatccatcctctacGGAGGGCGG AATAAAGCAATAGCAACTCCCATCCAGGGAGTGTGGGACATGAGGAACAAGCAGTTCCACACTGGCATAGAGATCAAGGTGTGGGCCATCGCCTGCTTCGCCCCACAGAGACAGTGTACTGAACTCCTGCTCAA GGCGTTCACAGACCAGCTGCGTAAGATCTCTCGCGACGCGGGGATGCCCATCCAGGGCCAACCCTGTTTCTGTAAGTACGCTCAGGGGGCGGACAGCGTGGAGCCCATGTTCAAACACCTGAAGTACACCTACCAGGGCCTGCAGCTGGTGGTGGTCATCCTGCCTGGGAAGACGCCCGTCTATG CTGAGGTGAAGCGTGTTGGTGACACGGTGCTGGGCATGGCCACCCAGTGTGTCCAGGTAAAGAATGTTCAGAAAACCACTCCCCAGACCCTCTCTAACCTCTGCCTGAAGATCAACGTCAAGCTGGGCGGGGTCAACAACATCCTCCTCCCACAGGGCAG GCCCCTGGTGTTCCAGCAGCCAGTCATCTTCCTGGGTGCTGATGTCACTCACCCTCCTGCTGGAGATGGGAAGAAACCCTCCATCGCTGCA GTGGTGGGGAGCATGGACGCCCACCCCAGCCGCTACTGTGCCACGGTGCGGGTGCAGCAGCATCGCCAGGACATCATCCAGGACCTAGCCACAATGGTCAGAGAGCTGCTCATCCAGTTCTACAAGTCCACCCGCTTCAAGCCCACCCGGATCATCTACTACCGCGACGGCATATCTGAGGGCCAGTTCAACCAG GTGCTCCAACATGAGTTACTGGCGATCCGTGAGGCCTGCATCAAACTGGAGAAAGACTACCAGCCCGGTATCACCTTCGTGGTGGTGCAGAAGAGACACCACACTCGACTGTTCTGCATGGACAGAAACGAGAGG GTTGGTAAGAGTGGCAACATCCCTGCAGGCACCACAGTGGACACCAAAATCACTCACCCATCGGAGTTTGACTTCTACCTGTGTAGCCACGCTGGCATTCAG GGGACCAGCCGACCATCCCATTACCACGTGCTGTGGGACGACAACCATTTCACCTCGGACGAGCTGCAGGTGCTAACCTACCAGCTGTGCCACACCTATGTGCGCTGCACCCGCTCTGTGTCCATCCCAGCACCAGCCTACTACGCCCACCTGGTGGCATTCCGTGCCCGTTACCACCTGGTGGATAAGGAGCATGACAG TGCGGAGGGCAGTCACACGTCGGGACAGAGCAATGGGCGTGACCAGCAGGCTTTGGCCAAGGCAGTTCAGATCCACCAGGACACACTGCGCACTATGTACTTCGCCTGA